The following nucleotide sequence is from Vulpes lagopus strain Blue_001 chromosome 1, ASM1834538v1, whole genome shotgun sequence.
gcattttacttagaattttacCATTTAAGTTCATAGATGAATTGGctctatatttgtctttttctgactttgttCTTGTGTAGTTTTGGTAATATATTTGCATGAAATTAATTggatagatttccttttttttttttttctttttaattctccaaAATGATTTGTTTAAGACAGGAACTATATTCCCTGAAGACTCtgtaaattatcttttaaaactatatgggtcttcctttttattttcaggggAGATTTTTGGCTATCAATTCAATTTCTGTAATGGTTTAGGTTTTTTTCAGGTTTCCTATCTCCCCTAGAATGAATTCtggtcatttaaattttcttaaatatcttgTTTGGAACTTATTGCTATAGAGTTTCTaatatcatgttatttttttggtgggggggattCTCCACTGTCTTTATAATTGTGATCctctttttgtttctaatattgTTTGTTTTCCCTGCACTCCCTAATCCTCATCCCCTATTTCCCCTATctcctcacctacctcccctctggtgaccatcaatttgttttctatagttaagaatctgcttcttggtttgtctgtctctctctcttattttttccctttgcacgTATTGTTTCTTcaagtccacatatgagtgagatggtatttctcttcctctgactgacttatttcactcagcatatactctctagctccaaccatgttgttgcaaatggcaagattttcattctttcttatggctgaataatatccatatttatccactcatctaccAATACACACTTGGACTGCTTGCATAggttggctgttgtagataatgcagataatgttgctataaacataggggtgcataggGGTGTATcgctttgaattagtgttcttgtatttgGGGAGGTAAATATTAAGTAGTGCGATTCCTGGATTGTaagtgtttccatttttaattttttgaggaaaccccacacagttttccacaatggctacaccaattgtttgtttattgcttctctttttcttcatccaTCCTGCTAGAGGTTTGTCTACTTTGTCTTTTCAGAGagctcactttttattttgtttattatctcTAATCAGTTTCTCCTCTTatacttatttcttttgtttttcttgagattacactaatgttctttttctagtttcttaagcaGCATGCCTacctattcattttcattttcatgtactATAGCTTTTTATGCATGTAattttgtctgtttcattttaGCATATATccctaagtttttgtttttgtttttgttttgtccatTGAGGCATTTTATTTGCACGTATGAATTACATCCCTAGAAAAAGGATCCCAGGATTTTCCCTCCTGTGTGTTTTCATCTTGCTTCTTCGTGGTCCATGATGCCAGCTGAGGTTGTCAGTACAATGAAACCAAACTGGAGGGATGGGAGCAGGttattctgccatttttctagatttttcagtTGTACATCAAATCTGGGGCTGATCACTCCACACTTATTTAACCTGCCTGTGAGGTTCACAGCAattttcccagctctgtgatcATCGATGATTTCAAATTCACCAATGTAACCATGCTTCATCATCACAGTGAGAAATTGGACGATGACTTTGGAGCATGGCCTGATAAGAACCTGGCGCTTGCCTCTCTTTTCAGTATTGTTGATGCTCTTGAGAGCATCTGCCAGGACGTTCATGCGCACCATTGTGGTGGCTTAGAGAGATGGCAGAAAAAGCCCTAagtttttattagtattttcattgTCATGTAGTTCttagtatttcttaatttctattatgttttttccttaactcataagttatttaaaaatgcattttccacTTTCcaaagattgttttgttttgtctattttttattgttaatttctaatttagggacgcctgtgtggctcaccagttgagcttctgccttccgcccagggcctgatcctggggacctgcaatcgagtcccaagtcgggcttcctacaggtagcctgcttctccctctgcctgtgtctctggctgtctctctttgtgtctctcatgaataaataaatagaacctttaaaaaaaaattctaatttaatcGCAGCGTTGTGTAATATTAGTCCTTTGAATTTGCTGAGGCTTTCTTTGGGACTTTATATATggtcaatttttgtttgttttttaacaaacttttttgaaatttaacatacatataaaaagaaaatgcacaaatcATACATATGTTGTTCAATGAATTATTACAGGGTGAACAAAGCCTTGTAATCATACATAGTCATTTTTATAACAGTTCTATGTGAACTTAAAAACAATGTATACTCTGTAGTCATTAAGTACAAGGTTAGATCAAGTTTGTTAATTATGTGGGTTAGATCGCTTATATCTTTCTTCACCTCACCTATGTGTCCTTGATATATTTCAATACAGAAGTGCATATAATTTCCCAgtgcatgggatccctgggtggcgcagcggtttggcgcttgcctttggcccagggcgcgatcctggagacccgggatcgaatcccacgtcgggctcccggtgcatggagcctgcttctccctctgcctgtgtctctgcctctctctctctctctctctctgtgactatcataaataaaaaaaaaattaaaaaaaatttcccagtgCAGTTGTGGTTTGTTCACTTCTCCTTGAGTAAGATTGGAATACACAGGGTGAATTGAAGGTGATATGGAAACATCTTAATGTGCACGCATCTGTGAATTGTTTTTACCAAAAGACAAAGCAACTCATACATAATGGTTTGCTCATTCCATCCATTTAGTGTGCTGTATACAAaccaaccaggaaaaaaaaaaaaagatttctgctTAAAATATACAGTACACTTAGAAACACATCTGTCATGTAGACATATCCAAAAGCTTATGAATAttacattttgcatttctctCCTTCAGAGACAGTCTTTTCCTCCTAGTCTTAGCATATATCTGTTCTTATTACTAAAGTCACTTACATAAGGATATATTTGTACTTGAAAGGAACAATAAGTTTCCTACAGAGTGTAAGGTGACATTTTCCTGCAGGTTGTCGATTTAACATAAAAGAGGGTTGATCCTCTTAGCTGAGGCTGTGTCATGCTTTTTCTGTGGTATAAAATGCTGCCTTATCATCATCTTTGCTTGGGGGGACCAATAGCCTCCTGGTTGGTTTTCTTACCTACATCCACCCTTACCATACTCATTTCTTTTCCCTACAGCAGCTagaatgaacttttattttttttttaagacgtatgtatttatttgagaaaaagagtgcGTGGGCATGCAcacagggaagggggaggagcagaggaaaagaatcttcaaacagactccctactgagcacagaagGGAGGGGCTtgaggcaggactccatctcaagacccatgagatcaggacgtgagtcaaaaaccaagagttggatgcttagccaactgagccatccaggtgcccctagagtgaCCTTTCAAAATACCCATTATCCTAGCACCCCCATTTAAACTCTTACATGACTTCAAGACCCACTAGGATTTGCTTCCTGCCTTTTCAGCTGCATTTGGCTCCATGCTCCCCATCACTGTCTGTGCTCTAGCCACATTGGCCtctcctcatttcctttcttccataggCCTTTGCACTTACTCTTCACTCTGCCTTAAGTATTGCACACTATACTTCTATTTATCCTTCAGCACTCACTCAATTCTATAGCCCCTTAACTAACCAACAAGATCCAATCCCTCTCAAGCTTTGTAGCATTGTAGACCTCTCCTTTATAACACTTACTATAattctaattttacattttttgttatttagttaattcctgccccacccctcactAGAATGTAGCCTTTTTGAAGGCCAGGCTGCAGCCAGCTGGACTCACCCTGCATCGCAACActggcacagtgcttggcacatcaCAGCAGTGGTGCCAGGCTGAATGATGAGTTGCCTTTCTTTACTTCAAAGTGAGTATATTAACCAAATATACCTTCACTCCTCTTGCTGCCTCTGCTTTCATCCCCTGCTTATTTCCAGCCATACTCCATACTCACCACTCCTCCACTTTTCACTCCCCTCCACCCATGGATTAAAAAGTCAAGTCCAAAAGCACTGTTAGTAATGTAGCCTTTTACTGAAGATTTTGTGTGGTTGCAGAGGAGGGAGtatattataaagtaaaatgcCCTCACAATGCCCTTTTAACATCTC
It contains:
- the LOC121471934 gene encoding 40S ribosomal protein S15a-like; the protein is MVRMNVLADALKSINNTEKRGKRQVLIRPCSKVIVQFLTVMMKHGYIGEFEIIDDHRAGKIAVNLTGRLNKCGVISPRFDVQLKNLEKWQNNLLPSLQFGFIVLTTSAGIMDHEEAR